The DNA window GAGTTTCATTATCTATACTTTCACCAATAGCAGCTTTTACAAGATAACTGCCAGCTAAGAAAATTGAACCTGTTTTATCAACAATCATGGCTTCATCACTCATGATAGGCAGGTAAGCACCACCAGCAACACAACTGCCCATTACTGCAGAAATCTGAATGATTCCCATGGAGCTCATTTTAGCATTATTCCTAAAAATTCTTCCAAAGTGTTCTTTATCAGGAAATATTTCGTCCTGCATAGGTAAATAAACACCAGCAGAATCTACCAGATAAATAATAGGAAGTTTGTTTTCCATTGCAATTTCCTGAGCTCTGAGATTTTTCTTTCCAGTAATTGGAAACCAGGCACCAGCTTTTACTGAAGCGTCGTTAGCGACAATAAGACATTGTCTTCCAGAAACATAACCTATAACTACAACAACTCCACCAGAAGGACATCCACCATGCTCGGTATACATTTCATAACCAGCGAAAGCTCCTACTTCTATGGAATCTGAATTCTTATCAAGGAGATATTCAATTCTTTCTCTTGCAGTCATTTTTCCTTCGTCACGTAACTTTTGAAGCTTTTTCTCTCCACCTCCTTTTTTTATTTCAGCAAGTAAACGATTTATTTCGGATAATTTTAATCTATTTTGATCTTCTCGTTTGTTGAATTCGATGTCCATAAAATTTTTAATTTTTTACGCCTAAAGATACTATTTTTAAAGAGAATATTATTTTTGGTAAAACAAGTGTTTAATAGGTTGGTTTACAGAAAATTGTGAAATATTTAACAAAAAATTATTTTTGATTAATTGATATTTTTGCTAACTTTACGTAAGAGTATTGAGGGGTATTATTCCCTTCGCAAAATACTCTGTTCCTAGTTTATTTTTTTAATAGTTTATTATTTGAAAGCCCCGAAAGTTGAATAAATTTTCGGGGTTTTTTTATTCATTTTATTTCGTTTTCCAAGTCTGTCAATTTATTGAAATTAAGTACTTATAAAATTCTGAAAAAGTCGAATAAAATTTAATTGCTTTTTCTTCAAATCTATTTTTATTTATCAAAGAATTGCAAAACCTATTCGTAAATTTGCATCTTAAAAATTCAAAAGATAGGTTATGCATAAATTAGCACTTTTCAGATTGCATTTAATTATATTTTTATGGGGGTTCACTGCAATCTTGGGAAAATTAATTCATGCCAATGCACAAGTTCTTGTATTTTACAGAATGCTATTTGCAGCCATTTGCCTATACGCCTATATAAGAATCTATAAAAAGGAAAGTATAAAGGTTTCAAGGAAAATATTTTTTCAATTGGCGGCCATAGGAACTGCAATGGCTATCCATTGGTTTTGTTTCTTCTATTCCATTAAAGTCTCGAATGTTTCCATAGCTTTAAGCTGTTTATCGTTATCAACTCTTTTTGCTTCGATATTAGAACCTATTATCTTTAAACGAAAGATCGATGTTTCAGAAGTTATCATGGGAATAGTCATAGTGGCTTGTATTCTTTTAATTTTTAAAACAGAGTTTCAATATAAAGAGGGAATTCTCTACGGGGTATTATGTGCAATTTTCGGGACTGTCTTTTCAGTCTTTAATGGTAAAATGTTTGGAAAAACAAGTTCAGGAAATATCATTTTTTATGAAATTTTCTGTGGTTGGGCAGTTTTGTTGATATTTTATTTGTTTTCGGGACAAATTTTTCAAATGGATGAAATAAACTATAGGGATATTGCGTTAATATGCTTGTTAGCAAGTGTTTTTACGGCTTTTCCAATGTTGGAATCGGTTAATTTAATGAAGTATATTTCTCCGTTTACACTAATTTTAACAGTTAATTTAGAACCAGTTTACGGAATTATACTAGCTTTTTTTATCTTTGGCGAATCAGAACATATGAGCCCTATATTTTATATAGCATCATTTGTTATGATATTGGCAATTATAGCCAATGGATTGATAAAAGCCAGAAAACAAAAAAAAACTAATTAAGCATCAAATTTATATGATGAAAAAATATCTATTATTTTTATTTTCACTGTTATTCGGGATGTCTCAATCCCAAATTATCAGGAAATATTCCAATGAATTTCTAAATATTGGAGCAGGAGCAAGAGGACTGGCTATGGGAGGTGCTGTGATTTCAAACCAGGATGATGTCTACTCTCCAATGTGGAATCCCGCAGGTTTAATGTCAATCGAAAGAGACTGGCAGGGTGCTGCAATGCATGCTGAATATTTCGAATCCATTGCTAAATATGATTATCTGGCTTATGCAAAAGTATTGGAAGAAGGAGTTTTTGGAGTTTCAGTTGTTAGACTTGGTGTTGATAATATCTTGAATACAACTCAAATGATTGATGCTGAAGGTAATATTGATTATGATAAAATCACGAAATTCTCACAATCTGATTATGCTGCAATACTTTCTTATGCTTTTCATCCAGCGGGAAATACAAAATTAGATGTAGGAGTAAATGCGAAAATAGTATATAGAAATGTTGGGAAATTTGCCAGCGGATACGGATTTGGTTTCGATGTTGGAGCCATTTATAAGGCAGATAATGGCTGGAAGTTTGGCGGCATGCTTCGCGATGCTACAACAACAGTTAACTTCTGGAGTATTAATCAAAAAGAATTATCTACAGTTGTTAATGGTGAGGAATTTAACCCGGCACCCAAAGATAAGATGGAACTTACGATGCCCAAGCTTAATGTAGGAGCTAGTAAGATATTTGAAATTAACAGCAGTATATACGTTTTACCGGAAGCTGGAATAAATGTAGATTTTGCTAAAACTGCGGCTCTGGTTTCAACAGATTTTGCTAGTATTACACCTTATGCCGGAGCTGAACTAGGTTATCAGAAAATGATCTTTGTAAGACTAGGGGTAAATCGTTTCCAGTCTATTACGGATATTGAAGATTTAAAAAGAAAAGTTTCTTTTCAACCGAGTGCTGGTTTAGGTATTAGATACAGGGGACTTACTTTAGATTATGCGATTACAAACTCGGGAATTGGAGGATCTAACTTCTATTCTAATTTCTTTTCCCTAAAGCTAGATATGGGAACATTTAGAAATGATTAAAAATTAAAAAAATGAAAAAAGCATCACTATTTATATTGACCGTTTGTTCAATGTTAACTTTCGGACAAAAAGTATCAGATTATAAATATATTTCTATTCCGGAGAAGTTTACAACTTTTAAAGAAAATTTTGAGTTAGATATGGTACTATCGAAATCGCTTAAAAGCAAGAAATATGTTGTTCTTCAGGGAAATAAAGATCAGTGGCCTGCAGAAGCAAAAGATAATTCTTGTAATGTTCTAAATGCAGATGTTGTGGACGACAGTGGTTTTTTAAGAAATAAGGTTGTTTTACAGTTTAAAGACTGTCATGATAAAATTGTATTGGCGAGCAAAGGAGCTTCAAACATTAAGGATTATAAAGAAGGATTTCAGGATGCATTAAAGCAAACCTTTGTGGCAGTGCCTGTTTCTTACCCTACTGTAATGGCCGTTCAGACTGAAACTAAAAGTATTGAACAGGTTAAAGAGACTCCAACAACTGAAGTTGTTGCTTCCTCTGCTTCTACTTCCTCTACTTCTTCTGGAAGTACTGCTAGCAAATATAGTAATGGTAAATTAAATCTACAGAAAGTACAGATCGACAACAGTCAGTTTATTCTTGTAAGACCTGATAGCTCTATTCCTTATGCTACTTTTAAGGAAACAACAAAAAGAGATGTTTTCAGAGTGAAGTTTGAAAATGGAGATACTACGATTGGTTATTATGAAAATGGAAATATTGTAATAGAAGTTCCTGCTGCAAATGGTGGATATTCTAAAGATATATTTTTAGGTAAATAAGATATTATTATCGATTAGGATATAAAAGAATCCCTTGTCTAAACAGACAAGGGATTTTTATTAAACCATTTAAAAATTAAAAACTATGGCATTAAAACAGTGTCTATGACATGAATTACTCCATTGGATTGATTGACGTCTGCGATAGTAACTTTTGCACTGTTACCCTTTGCATCTTTAATATAAAGATCTTTACCTTTCGTCCAGAATGTGACATCTTCACCTTCTACAGTCTTCATCATACTTTTCCCATTTCCAGCTTTTACAGCGGCCCAAATTTCTTTAGCACTGTACTTTCCAGCGAGTACATGATAGGTTAAAATCTTAGTGAGCATTTCTTTATTCTCAGGCTTCACCAGATTTTCTACCGTTCCTTTTGGAAGTTTAGCAAATGCAGCATCAGTAGGAGCCAGGACAGTAAAAGGTCCACTTCCTTGTAAAGTTTCTACCAATCCAGCGGCTTTCACTGCAGCTACTAATGTTTTATGATCTTTAGAGTTTACAGCATTTTCAATGATATTTTTTGAGGGATACATAGCAGCCCCACCTACCATTACTGTTTTTTCTTTCATTGTTTGTGCTGTTACCTTCCCACTTAATACGAATGATAAAGTGACCATTCCGAATACGGCGATTTTTGATCTTGTGTTCATTTTTTGATTTTTTAATTAAATAATATTTGATTCTTATCTTATTCTTATCATCATTTACGACATTAATGTCATTTCAGATTTAAAAAGATTTTGTTTTTAAATTTTTAAGCTCTGTTTAAATATGTAATGGATATACCAGGGTACTATGGGTTTAATTTTTTAGTTTTTGGTTGAATAACATATTTTCTGCAAGTCAGTATTAAAAAGAATAAAGAAATTGTCTTTAAAAAGGTATTTTCCATATTCTTATTTTTTTACTTAAAATCATATACGAAATAAAAGAACTTTTGGTTTTTACTTGTTATATGTTTTATTTTGTTACATTTGGAATGAAAAATATTCGCTATTAAAACAATCTATTCGGAGGACGAACTTGTCGTTTTATTGAAAGAAAAAAACGAAGCTGGTTTTCATTACTTGTATGACCACTATTCTGGTGC is part of the Chryseobacterium paludis genome and encodes:
- a CDS encoding putative type IX sorting system protein PorV2, producing MMKKYLLFLFSLLFGMSQSQIIRKYSNEFLNIGAGARGLAMGGAVISNQDDVYSPMWNPAGLMSIERDWQGAAMHAEYFESIAKYDYLAYAKVLEEGVFGVSVVRLGVDNILNTTQMIDAEGNIDYDKITKFSQSDYAAILSYAFHPAGNTKLDVGVNAKIVYRNVGKFASGYGFGFDVGAIYKADNGWKFGGMLRDATTTVNFWSINQKELSTVVNGEEFNPAPKDKMELTMPKLNVGASKIFEINSSIYVLPEAGINVDFAKTAALVSTDFASITPYAGAELGYQKMIFVRLGVNRFQSITDIEDLKRKVSFQPSAGLGIRYRGLTLDYAITNSGIGGSNFYSNFFSLKLDMGTFRND
- a CDS encoding fasciclin domain-containing protein, with translation MNTRSKIAVFGMVTLSFVLSGKVTAQTMKEKTVMVGGAAMYPSKNIIENAVNSKDHKTLVAAVKAAGLVETLQGSGPFTVLAPTDAAFAKLPKGTVENLVKPENKEMLTKILTYHVLAGKYSAKEIWAAVKAGNGKSMMKTVEGEDVTFWTKGKDLYIKDAKGNSAKVTIADVNQSNGVIHVIDTVLMP
- a CDS encoding DMT family transporter, producing MHKLALFRLHLIIFLWGFTAILGKLIHANAQVLVFYRMLFAAICLYAYIRIYKKESIKVSRKIFFQLAAIGTAMAIHWFCFFYSIKVSNVSIALSCLSLSTLFASILEPIIFKRKIDVSEVIMGIVIVACILLIFKTEFQYKEGILYGVLCAIFGTVFSVFNGKMFGKTSSGNIIFYEIFCGWAVLLIFYLFSGQIFQMDEINYRDIALICLLASVFTAFPMLESVNLMKYISPFTLILTVNLEPVYGIILAFFIFGESEHMSPIFYIASFVMILAIIANGLIKARKQKKTN